CCAGTTCTTGATACTGTATTTCAAGATATGGCCTATGCTGGGCTATATGGTGTCGAGCTTATGGAGGTGCTTCTTAGGCCCGATGATGCAGTGCGGCGCATTGCAAATCTTAAAGCAAAGCACAACATTAAGGTTTCCGGCTCTTCTTACGGAGTGGGTTTTCAGATGTGCGATGCCCAACAGCATAAAAAAATTCTTGAAGATATACATTTAGTGGTGCCAAGACTGGCGGCTCTTGGGGGCGAAACATTCGGTATTTCCGTTGGCTCCGTGAACCGTCTAAAGACCGAAAAGGAACTGGATGCTCAAGCTCATATTCTAAAGCAGGTTTTTAAGATTTGCCAAGATAATGGCATTCAACCCAACCTTCACAACTATACGTATGAGGTAGAGAATGACCTTCATGATCTGAAAGGCACGTTGGCCCGATTGCCTGATGCCAAGCTCGGGCCCGATCTCAACTGGTTGATCAGGGCGGGGGTGAGCCCGGTCGATTTTATAAACACCTATGGTGACCGCATAGTGTACTTACATATTCGCGACCAGTATGCAGATGGCACGTGGACAGAATATGTGGGGCAGGGCGATACAGATTTTAAGGCCATCGCCCAAGCTTTGGAAAAGCAAAAATTTAGTGGAAAGGCAGCCATCGAATTGGCATTTCCCAATGATTTTGAACCTGAGAATCCTTTAAAGGAAGATTGGAAAATGAGCCGAGAGTTCGTTCAAGAGACTTTCGGATGGTAAACGTAAAAACAAGAACACAGAATATATGAGAATTGCCATGTTGGGCTCAGGCTTTATTGCCAGGTTTTATGCGACCTCACTGCATGCCCAAAGACGAAAAGATAGAATTATTAGCGTGTACTCGCGAAACATTGAAAATGCCAAGCGTTTTGCGAAAGATTATGGCTTTGAGCATTTTACGGATAAAATGGAAGAGGCAGTTCAACATCCCGATGTTGATGTGGTGTTAATTTCTTTACCCAACCATTTGCATCTACCAGCGGTAGAGGCGGCGGCAAAGGCCAAAAAGGGGGTATTGTGTACCAAACCGTTGGGGCGTACCGCCGAAGAAGCCAAAAAAATGCTCGACTTGGCAGAAGAGGCCGGGATTTTTGCTGGGTATCTGGAAGATCTCTGCTATACCCCAAAATTTCTCAAGTCGATGGAAAGCGTCAAAAAAGGCGCTATTGGCAAGGTGCTTTGGGCCAAGTCAAGGGAAACTCATCCAGGTCCGCACAGCGATTGGTTTTGGGATATGGAAAAATCTGGGGGTGGCGCCATTATTGACTTGGGCTGCCATTGTGTTGAAATCAGCCGAAATTTCATCGGTAAAGAGATCAGGCCCCTTGAGGTCATGTGCTGGGCAGATACCCAAGTACACCCCATAGATGCAGAAGATCATGCCATTGGTCTGGTAAAATATGCCAATGGAGCCATCGGTCAGTTTGAGGTGAGTTGGGCCTTTAGGGGCGGTATGGACCTTCGTGATGAGGTCATGGGGACCGAGGGCACAATATGGTTGAACAACTTTTTGCGAACCGGATTTGAAATGTTCACCACTGGCGGTAAGGATGCCTACGTGGCCGAAAAGGCAGAGATTGACAGGGGGTGGTTGTTTCCGGTAGGTGACGAGGCCCACGATTTGGGGTACCCGCATATGTTTACCGATATGTTTGATGCCATGGAAGAAGGGCGCGAACCCTTGGAAACTTTTTATGACGGCTATGTGGTGAATGCCATTTTGGACGCAGCCTTCAAATCGGCAGAAACCAAAAAATGGGAGCCTGTGGTACTTGAAGATTGGCGTGGCAACAAATCGGAAGAAGCACTCAGGCAAGCCATCTCCTACGATGATGACTACTATCTTATCAAAGAAGAGGTATTGCCGAACGGTGATACCAAACTTATTCTTAAACATAAAAAAACGGGCGAGGTCATCCAACGGGTGAATTCGTAATGGTATTTGAATGGACAAAAAATTGAAAAAAGACCTCGCTTCGGTCAATATCACTGGCAAGGCGATTGATGACCACACCTATGATGCAATTGTCATCGGATCAGGAATCAGTGGTGGATGGGCCGCCAAGGAACTCTGCGAAAAAGGACTGAAAACATTGGTGCTCGAACGGGGCCGAATGGTAGAACATATCAAAGACTACCCGACCGCAAGTAAGCATATCTGGGAATTTCCCCATCGGAACAAAGTGACCGAAAAGCTGAAAAGTGAGAATCCCATTTTGAGCAAATGCTATGCTTTTGAAGAAGCTACGGAACATTTTTTTGTAAAGGATAAAGAGCATCCCTATGTGCAAAAAAAACCGTTCGATTGGATAAAAGGGTATCAAGTGGGCGGTAAATCGCTTTTGTGGGCCCGATGGACCCAGCGCTGGAGTGACCTTGATTTTGAGGCCAACGCCAAGGAAGGAGTCGCCGTCGATTGGCCTATTCGCTACAAAGACATAGCCCCATGGTATGCCTATGTCGAAAAATTTGCGGGTATTAGTGGCAATAGAGATGGGCTCTCGCAGATTCCAGATGGCGAGTTTTTGCCTCCGATGCAGATGAATTGTGTTGAAGACTATTTTAAAGACAGCTTAAAAGAAAACTACTCCGATAGGCATTTGGTCATATCACGTACCGCCAACCTTTCACAGCCCCATTTGGGCCGCGGCCCTTGCCAATATCGTGACCTGTGCTATAGGGGATGTCCTTTCGGGGGGTATTTTAGTAGCAATTCTGCAACGCTTCCTGCGGCTGAAAAAACTGGGAACCTGACCATCAGGCCTTTTTCAGTGGTACATTCCATCATTTATGACGAGCAGACACAGAAGGCAAAAGGGGTTCGGGTAATTGATACGAACACCAAGGAAACAATGGAGTTCTATGCCAAGATCATATTTTTGAACGCCGCCACGCTGAATTCAACCTTGGTGTTGTTGAACTCCACCTCCTCTCGATTTCCAAACGGTATGGGCAACGACAGCGGTGAATTGGGGCACAATCTCATGGACCACAATTACAATGCGAGGGTTAAGGCCAAATACGATGGGTTCAAAGACAAGTACTACCACGGCCGGCGGCCCACGGGAACCTATTTGGCACGTTTTCGCAATTTCGGTGATGATAGACAAACCGATTTCAGTCGGGGATATGCCTATTCCGTTGCCGCTTCGAGACCGGCGGGCAGTGAGGTCAGTGAGACATCTATAGGCCTTTCACTAATGGAAGATTTAACGCGATTGGGCCCATGGGAAATTTCAATGTTGGGCATGGGCGAATGTCTTCCCTATCACGACAACAAAGTGACTTTAAACAAAGACCAAAAAGATGAATGGGACATGCCATTGCTTGAAATCGACGCCGAATTCAAGACCAACGAAACCAATATGGCCAAAGATATGGTGGCCTCTGGCATAGAAATGCTAGAGAAAGCGAAGTTTTATGATATCGAGGTGGTGCCCGAAAACCGAACTATGGGCCTCAATATTCATGAGATGGGAACGGCCCGCATGGGCAATAGTCAGAAGACCTCGGTACTCAATGCCCACAACCAAGTCTGGGGGGCAGAAAATGTGTTTGTGACCGATGGGTCATGCATGACCTCCAGCGCATGCCAAAATCCATCCCTGACCTATATGGCACTAACCGCAAGGGCAGCCGATTATGCCGTTTCCGAGCTTAAAAGAAGAAATCTGTAAATCTGATTATTGATGGAGACCGAAAAAATAGACAGAAAACATTTTTTGAAGAGCCTGGCATTATTGGGCGGTGGCGCTCTGGTTGTGCCAACAGTATTGCTGCAATCTTGCAAGGCCGAACCACGCGCGTGGAGCAGCCTATCGCAGGCAGACATTTCTCTGCTCGATGCATTGGGGGAGACCATTCTGCCGAAAATGGGTGATTTGCCTGGAGCAAAGGATGTGGAGATAGGAGAATATATCGTGACAATGGTGCAGGATTGTTTGGCAGCGGAAGACCAAGACGTGTTTTTAAACGGACTTACCACTATCGAATCCTTGAGCTTTGAACGTTCGGGAGATTCATTTGAGAAAATGGATGGTGGACAGCAGCTAGCCCTATTGTCGGAGTTACAGGAAGAGGCTATTGTGTTTGCTGAAGCTCATGAAAATAGCGATCCGCCCCAAGTGCATTATTTCGCCTTGCTCAAAGACTTGGTGGTGTCAGGTTATTTTTCTTCAGAACTCGGAATGACACAAGCAAGGGAATATTTGCCCATTCCACAACGGTTTGATGGCTGTATTGATTATGATGAAGAGAACGATAAGCCTTGGGCGCTTTAACGATGGATTTTAAAGATACTTGCTACATACTAATGGGCGGCACCTCGGGCATGGGGCTTTCTGCGGCCTTGGCCTTGAAAAAGAGAGGGGCCTCATTGGTAGTGGTCGGTCGCGATGAAGAGAGTTGTGCCTTTGCCACAAACAAGTTTGGTAACGATGCCGTGGTGATACAAGGAGATGCCACAAATGGGGCGACCATCGACAGGGCTATTGATGCAGCAAAAGATAGATTCGGAACGATAACCGGCCTTTTTCACGTGGCAGGTGGCAGCGGCCGAAAATTCGGTGATGGGCCCTTACATGAATTATCCCTGGAGGGGTGGAACAAGACGCTCGAATTGAACCTTGCTTCGGTCATGTTGTCCAACAAGGCCGTGATCAATTACTTTTTAGAGAAAAAAACACACGGAACCATTCTGAACATGGGTTCGGTATTGGGGCAATCGCCCTCACCAAAACATTTTGCCACCCATGCCTATGCGGCAGCAAAATCAGCAATCATCGGTTTCTCAAAATCGATTGCATCCTATTATGCGGAGAAGAACATTCGGGTAAACGTATTGGCACCGAGTCTCTTTGAGACCCCCATGGCCAAAAGGGCAGCGACGGATGAATCCATCGTAACCTTTGCCAAGACCAAGCAACCGTTGGACGGTGGACGATTGGGCAATTCCGAAGATATCAATGAGGCCGTGTTGCTGTTTCTATCGCCAAATTCCAAATTCATTACCGGACAGGTGTTGGCGGTTGATGGGGGCTGGTCAATCAGTGATGGACAATATAGATAAACTATGCAGTACCTGGGTATTGATATTGGGGGAACAAGGGTAAAGACAGTTTTGTTGGATAAAGACATGCAAATCTTGAAAAAAGATGAGGTGGCTACCCATGACGGAGTTGGTGATTGGAAAACCAAGATTTTAGGGTTGATAAAAAAGGAGGCAGGTGCTTCGGAAAGACAGGCTTTGACGATAGGAATCTCTGCCCCTGGACTGGCCGATGCGGGCAATCGAAAAATTCTCCATATGCCTGAACGATTGCAGGGCATAGAAAATTTTGATTGGGGAAATGCTGCTGACCGTGAAATATGGGTGGTCAATGACGGCCATGCCGCTTGTTTGGCGGAGTACCACAGCTATCAGAAAGAGAAGAATATCAAAAATATGCTGCTATTGACCTTGGGCACCGGTGTGGGCGGTGGTGTAATTGTTGATGGGAGATTGTATCAAGGAAATTTAAACCGAGCAGGCCATTTTGGCCATATGACCGTTGACCATGATGGTGCGCCGACCATGACCAATATGTTGGGCAGTTTGGAGTATGCCATTGGTAATTTTTCCGTTGGCCAACGTACCCAAGGGCACTATTCAAGTACCAAAGAATTGGTAAAGGCCTATGAAGAAAATGAGGTGACGGCCACTTTTTGGTGGCTTGAATCGGTTAAGAAATTGGCCTTGGCCTTGGCCTCTTTGGTCAATACATTTTCCCCGGAAGTAGTTGTGCTGGGAGGCGGTATCAGCAGTGGCGCCAAAGATTCCCTAATCAAACCCTTGCATGAATTCATGGCCTTGTACGAATGGCAACCGGGAGGGTACAGAACTGCCATTGAGTTGGCGCAATTTGGCCAATATGCAGGTGCCATGGGCGCGGCACTATTTGCAAAATCAAAATCTTGAACTGTTTATGAATTATACCAAAACATATTTAACAAAAGCCAAACACATCATTTCTGTGGTTGAAAAACAGGAAGCTGCTATAAAGGCCGTGGCCGAGTTGTTTGCCCAATCCATATTGAATAAGCGGGTGGTGCATCTTTTTGGTTCTGGACACAGCCGTATGATGGTTGAAGAGATGTGGCCACGTTATGGCTCTTTTCCGGGGTTTAATCCAATAGTGGAACTATCCTTATCCTTTCATAATCTTGTGGTCGGGGCAAATGGTCAACGCCAGGCCATGTTCATTGAGAATGTATCCGGTCTTGCGCCAAAAATCCTTCGAAATTTTGATATTACCGAAGACGATACGGCACTGATCATTTCTTCGAGTGGATGCAATGTGGTACCCATTGAAATGGCAGAGGAGTTTCGAAAGCGAAATGTTAAGGTAGTGGCCTTGGTGAGCAGCCTGCATCTTGAAGGAAGTGACTCAAAAAGAAAAGACGGCAAAAAACTGACCGACTTTGCAGACTATGTGTTGGATACAGGTGCGCCCTTGGGTGATGCCATGATTGAAATAGAAGGCCTAGAAACACCCGTGTCACCTGGGTCAACCTTGGGCGGGGTGTTGTTGATCAATGCATTGAAGGCAGAAATCGCAGCTATTTTGCAGCAAAACGGGAAACCACCCAAGGTACTTGCCAGTGGAAAAATAGTGGGGGAACAACGTGCCGCTGAATTGTTCGAGATGGCGTATGATGAACATGCACATAACTTGGCCAGATTGTTCGAGAACGTGGGAAAGAAAAAATAGCATGGAACATTTTACCACATCCATACAGGAAGTGTGCACTACTGACATTTTGGTCATTGGCAGTGGCAGTGCCGGCTGTGCAGCAGCCCTTGCGGCGAGTCATGGTAACTATAAGGTCACCTTGGTTGAACGATACGGATTTGCAGGAGGGACCTCAACTCAGATGCTCGACACCTTTTATGGATTTTTCACACCTTCTGAAACCCCCAAAAAAATTGTAGGGGGCATTCCCGATAGGGTTGTGGACGAACTCTGTAAATCAGGTGATATTTTTTTGCGTCCCAACACCTACGGGGCGGGCACTGGGGTCAACTATAATCCCGAAAAGTTGAAAGAGGTTTGGGACAAACTCCTTTTGAAACATAATATCGAGACCTTTTTCCACACCACTTTGGTAGCTGTTGAAAACGTTGGGGTAACCATTACATGTGTTTGTTTTCATAAGGGCATGGGGTTCTTTCGAATAAGAACGAAAAGGGTGATCGATGCATCCGGCGATGCCGACTATTGCCATTGGGCAGGTATTCCGTATGAAATTGCAGGTAAAAACGAACCCGCCCAAAGCATGACCACCACCTTTCGTATGGCTAATGTTGATCTAAAAAGTTTTGAAGCCGCTGGCGGAAAGAAAATGCTGAAAACCAAGATGAGGGAAGCCTATGAAAGTGGCCGCCATCCCTTGCCAAGAAAAGAGGGTTCTGCACACGAAATGTGCCAACCAAGCTGCATTTCAACGGTCGCTGTGAAAGTGGTCGATAAAAACCCGTTGACACCAGAAGGCATTACGCAAGCGGAACAAGAAGGCCGTAGGCAGGCCTTCATATTTGAAGATTTTTTTCGGGCAGAGGTGCCCGGTTATGAAAACTCAAAAATCATTGGGCTTTCGACCCAAATAGGGGTGCGCGAAACAAGAAGGGTCTATGGCGAATATCGCTTGACAAAAGACGATTGTATGGCCGCCAAACAATTCGAAGATCAAGTTTTTTTATGCGGTGCCCCTATTGAAGATCATCGAAAAGCGGGTGACTCAGGTAGTGAAACGTTTTGGCAGTATGTGCCCGGTGGCGGGGTTTACGGTGTGCCCTACAGAACACTGGTGCCAAAAGAAAGCCTGAACACTTGGGTCGTGGGGCGCTGTTTTTCGGCCACGCACGATGCCCATGCTTCCTGTAGGTCAATGGCCCAGACCATGTCTATGGGCCAAGCCGCCGGGTTTGCGGCCGTTCAATCACTGCAGTCCGATGCGGATGCAAGAGCCATTTCCATACCGAAATTGCAAGACACCTTACTTTCTAACGGTGCAGTTTTGGAGATGCCAGATACAATTGCCGATATAACCAGAAATGGATGGCTTAACAATCGATAAATGAGCAAGCCTTTTTTTAGAACGGTATTGGGCGATAGGCCCGTTGATGAAATGGGGTTTACCTATTCTCACGAGCACATTATCATCGAAGATAGTTATGTGACCGCAGCAAATCCAGAATTTTTGCTCAACGATGTGGCCAAAATCACCCA
This portion of the Flagellimonas lutaonensis genome encodes:
- a CDS encoding SDR family NAD(P)-dependent oxidoreductase — its product is MDFKDTCYILMGGTSGMGLSAALALKKRGASLVVVGRDEESCAFATNKFGNDAVVIQGDATNGATIDRAIDAAKDRFGTITGLFHVAGGSGRKFGDGPLHELSLEGWNKTLELNLASVMLSNKAVINYFLEKKTHGTILNMGSVLGQSPSPKHFATHAYAAAKSAIIGFSKSIASYYAEKNIRVNVLAPSLFETPMAKRAATDESIVTFAKTKQPLDGGRLGNSEDINEAVLLFLSPNSKFITGQVLAVDGGWSISDGQYR
- a CDS encoding sugar phosphate isomerase/epimerase family protein, which translates into the protein MKPISNRRNFLKQTGKTVLGSLLLPQVLRSSNIGYIVDESHVKLCGHLWVYASKFPPNWDCTPVLDTVFQDMAYAGLYGVELMEVLLRPDDAVRRIANLKAKHNIKVSGSSYGVGFQMCDAQQHKKILEDIHLVVPRLAALGGETFGISVGSVNRLKTEKELDAQAHILKQVFKICQDNGIQPNLHNYTYEVENDLHDLKGTLARLPDAKLGPDLNWLIRAGVSPVDFINTYGDRIVYLHIRDQYADGTWTEYVGQGDTDFKAIAQALEKQKFSGKAAIELAFPNDFEPENPLKEDWKMSREFVQETFGW
- a CDS encoding gluconate 2-dehydrogenase subunit 3 family protein produces the protein METEKIDRKHFLKSLALLGGGALVVPTVLLQSCKAEPRAWSSLSQADISLLDALGETILPKMGDLPGAKDVEIGEYIVTMVQDCLAAEDQDVFLNGLTTIESLSFERSGDSFEKMDGGQQLALLSELQEEAIVFAEAHENSDPPQVHYFALLKDLVVSGYFSSELGMTQAREYLPIPQRFDGCIDYDEENDKPWAL
- a CDS encoding GMC oxidoreductase — protein: MDKKLKKDLASVNITGKAIDDHTYDAIVIGSGISGGWAAKELCEKGLKTLVLERGRMVEHIKDYPTASKHIWEFPHRNKVTEKLKSENPILSKCYAFEEATEHFFVKDKEHPYVQKKPFDWIKGYQVGGKSLLWARWTQRWSDLDFEANAKEGVAVDWPIRYKDIAPWYAYVEKFAGISGNRDGLSQIPDGEFLPPMQMNCVEDYFKDSLKENYSDRHLVISRTANLSQPHLGRGPCQYRDLCYRGCPFGGYFSSNSATLPAAEKTGNLTIRPFSVVHSIIYDEQTQKAKGVRVIDTNTKETMEFYAKIIFLNAATLNSTLVLLNSTSSRFPNGMGNDSGELGHNLMDHNYNARVKAKYDGFKDKYYHGRRPTGTYLARFRNFGDDRQTDFSRGYAYSVAASRPAGSEVSETSIGLSLMEDLTRLGPWEISMLGMGECLPYHDNKVTLNKDQKDEWDMPLLEIDAEFKTNETNMAKDMVASGIEMLEKAKFYDIEVVPENRTMGLNIHEMGTARMGNSQKTSVLNAHNQVWGAENVFVTDGSCMTSSACQNPSLTYMALTARAADYAVSELKRRNL
- a CDS encoding Gfo/Idh/MocA family protein, translated to MRIAMLGSGFIARFYATSLHAQRRKDRIISVYSRNIENAKRFAKDYGFEHFTDKMEEAVQHPDVDVVLISLPNHLHLPAVEAAAKAKKGVLCTKPLGRTAEEAKKMLDLAEEAGIFAGYLEDLCYTPKFLKSMESVKKGAIGKVLWAKSRETHPGPHSDWFWDMEKSGGGAIIDLGCHCVEISRNFIGKEIRPLEVMCWADTQVHPIDAEDHAIGLVKYANGAIGQFEVSWAFRGGMDLRDEVMGTEGTIWLNNFLRTGFEMFTTGGKDAYVAEKAEIDRGWLFPVGDEAHDLGYPHMFTDMFDAMEEGREPLETFYDGYVVNAILDAAFKSAETKKWEPVVLEDWRGNKSEEALRQAISYDDDYYLIKEEVLPNGDTKLILKHKKTGEVIQRVNS
- a CDS encoding ROK family protein, producing MQYLGIDIGGTRVKTVLLDKDMQILKKDEVATHDGVGDWKTKILGLIKKEAGASERQALTIGISAPGLADAGNRKILHMPERLQGIENFDWGNAADREIWVVNDGHAACLAEYHSYQKEKNIKNMLLLTLGTGVGGGVIVDGRLYQGNLNRAGHFGHMTVDHDGAPTMTNMLGSLEYAIGNFSVGQRTQGHYSSTKELVKAYEENEVTATFWWLESVKKLALALASLVNTFSPEVVVLGGGISSGAKDSLIKPLHEFMALYEWQPGGYRTAIELAQFGQYAGAMGAALFAKSKS
- a CDS encoding sugar isomerase domain-containing protein, whose product is MNYTKTYLTKAKHIISVVEKQEAAIKAVAELFAQSILNKRVVHLFGSGHSRMMVEEMWPRYGSFPGFNPIVELSLSFHNLVVGANGQRQAMFIENVSGLAPKILRNFDITEDDTALIISSSGCNVVPIEMAEEFRKRNVKVVALVSSLHLEGSDSKRKDGKKLTDFADYVLDTGAPLGDAMIEIEGLETPVSPGSTLGGVLLINALKAEIAAILQQNGKPPKVLASGKIVGEQRAAELFEMAYDEHAHNLARLFENVGKKK
- a CDS encoding FAD-dependent oxidoreductase, with the protein product MEHFTTSIQEVCTTDILVIGSGSAGCAAALAASHGNYKVTLVERYGFAGGTSTQMLDTFYGFFTPSETPKKIVGGIPDRVVDELCKSGDIFLRPNTYGAGTGVNYNPEKLKEVWDKLLLKHNIETFFHTTLVAVENVGVTITCVCFHKGMGFFRIRTKRVIDASGDADYCHWAGIPYEIAGKNEPAQSMTTTFRMANVDLKSFEAAGGKKMLKTKMREAYESGRHPLPRKEGSAHEMCQPSCISTVAVKVVDKNPLTPEGITQAEQEGRRQAFIFEDFFRAEVPGYENSKIIGLSTQIGVRETRRVYGEYRLTKDDCMAAKQFEDQVFLCGAPIEDHRKAGDSGSETFWQYVPGGGVYGVPYRTLVPKESLNTWVVGRCFSATHDAHASCRSMAQTMSMGQAAGFAAVQSLQSDADARAISIPKLQDTLLSNGAVLEMPDTIADITRNGWLNNR